One region of Oncorhynchus mykiss isolate Arlee chromosome 8, USDA_OmykA_1.1, whole genome shotgun sequence genomic DNA includes:
- the dusp22b gene encoding dual specificity protein phosphatase 22-B isoform X1 gives MPLDEKKLHIPGSIETSGALGNSAAADCVLPDLYLGNFKDARDREQLARNNITHILSIHDSAAPILPEITYLCISAADLPTQNLTQHFKQSIMFMHESRLKGEGCLVHCLAGVSRSVSLVVAYIMTVTGLGWQEALAAVRVARPCAGPNLGFQRQLQEFETTHADQYREWLRQEYKESPFNDEDDIRILLTRSLKPNGVAVEVNIEPPTPPGLQGT, from the exons ATGCCTCTAGATGAGAAAAAACTACATATCCCAGGAAGCATTGAAACATCGGGAGCTTTAGGGAACAGCGCTGCTGCAGACTGT GTCCTGCCTGACTTGTACTTGGGAAACTTCAAAG ATGCGAGGGACAGAGAGCAGTTAGCGAGGAACAACATCACACACATCCTCTCCATCCATGACAGTGCAGCCCCTATCCTGCCG GAGATTACCTATCTATGCATCTCAGCAGCGGACCTGCCCACACAAAACCT GACACAGCACTTCAAACAGAGCATCATGTTTATGCACGAGTCCCGGCTGAAAGGAGAGGGCTGTCTGGTCCACTG TCTGGCGGGTGTGTCTCGGAGTGTCTCCCTGGTGGTGGCCTACATCATGACAGTGACAGGGCTGGGCTGGCAGGAGGCTCTGGCTGCTGTGAGGGTGGCTCGGCCCTGCGCTGGCCCCAACCTGGGGTTTCAGCGCCAGCTCCAGGAGTTTGAGACCACTCACGCTGACCAG tacAGGGAGTGGCTTCGGCAGGAGTACAAAGAGAGTCCCTTCAATGACGAGGACGACATCCGCATCCTGTTGACAAGGAGTCTCAAACCCAACGGGGTGGCGGTGGAGGTGAATATTGAGCCGCCCACCCCTCCCGGATTGCAGGGTACCTGA
- the dusp22b gene encoding dual specificity protein phosphatase 22-B isoform X2 produces MGNGLNKVLPDLYLGNFKDARDREQLARNNITHILSIHDSAAPILPEITYLCISAADLPTQNLTQHFKQSIMFMHESRLKGEGCLVHCLAGVSRSVSLVVAYIMTVTGLGWQEALAAVRVARPCAGPNLGFQRQLQEFETTHADQYREWLRQEYKESPFNDEDDIRILLTRSLKPNGVAVEVNIEPPTPPGLQGT; encoded by the exons ATGGGTAATGGGCTCAATAAG GTCCTGCCTGACTTGTACTTGGGAAACTTCAAAG ATGCGAGGGACAGAGAGCAGTTAGCGAGGAACAACATCACACACATCCTCTCCATCCATGACAGTGCAGCCCCTATCCTGCCG GAGATTACCTATCTATGCATCTCAGCAGCGGACCTGCCCACACAAAACCT GACACAGCACTTCAAACAGAGCATCATGTTTATGCACGAGTCCCGGCTGAAAGGAGAGGGCTGTCTGGTCCACTG TCTGGCGGGTGTGTCTCGGAGTGTCTCCCTGGTGGTGGCCTACATCATGACAGTGACAGGGCTGGGCTGGCAGGAGGCTCTGGCTGCTGTGAGGGTGGCTCGGCCCTGCGCTGGCCCCAACCTGGGGTTTCAGCGCCAGCTCCAGGAGTTTGAGACCACTCACGCTGACCAG tacAGGGAGTGGCTTCGGCAGGAGTACAAAGAGAGTCCCTTCAATGACGAGGACGACATCCGCATCCTGTTGACAAGGAGTCTCAAACCCAACGGGGTGGCGGTGGAGGTGAATATTGAGCCGCCCACCCCTCCCGGATTGCAGGGTACCTGA